A section of the Acropora muricata isolate sample 2 chromosome 4, ASM3666990v1, whole genome shotgun sequence genome encodes:
- the LOC136915249 gene encoding uncharacterized protein KIAA1958-like, with protein MENFFPLNNDSILENSSEFSYPMAQMFMPTIQTSSFVDMMRCSSEFQPSTASFLTSQQVQMEANIHPTEVPLYNVSSGKNLHFVQQNTETMAVDQARFPLVSDEEILEINETAASKNTARATKTWMSAWAEWCKARNIDINMESYSPQASYSPQALDGLFNKFYVEIRKKDGTDYEPDSLRVIQAAIDRYLRHKNYPVSIITSREFTKSQETLDAKAKQLRRQGKGKRPNKAQPYSETDEESFWREGKLGNHNGLALTNVNFKNLSETMGFRGRQDHYDAYVEDFSIFQMADGSKVVEFIENQTKTRQGGLRNPTRRSPQQMWSTDRGERDPVKLFEEWLDHLPDALKKSGPLYLTIIPRPISNTWYSKTRMG; from the coding sequence atggagaattttttcCCCTTGAACAATGACTCCATTTTAGAAAACAGTAGTGAGTTCAGTTATCCTATGGCACAAATGTTTATGCCAACAATCCAGACGAGTTCCTTCGTGGATATGATGAGATGTTCAAGTGAATTTCAGCCCTCCACAGCATCGTTTCTCACTTCGCAACAAGTGCAAATGGAGGCGAACATCCACCCGACCGAAGTACCACTGTACAATGTATCCTCCGGTAAAAATCTTCACTTCGTTCAACAAAACACAGAAACAATGGCAGTAGACCAAGCTCGTTTCCCCCTTGTCTCGGAcgaagaaattttggaaataaatGAAACCGCAGCCTCCAAAAACACCGCTCGAGCAACAAAAACATGGATGTCAGCATGGGCAGAATGGTGTAAAGCCAGAAATATCGATATAAACATGGAGTCATACTCTCCACAAGCGTCATACTCTCCACAAGCTCTTGACGGCCTCTTCAACAAATTTTACGTCGAAATAAGGAAGAAAGATGGTACAGACTACGAGCCCGACTCGTTGAGAGTGATACAAGCAGCCATAGATCGCTATCTTCGTCACAAGAATTATCCAGTGAGCATCATAACTAGTCGTGAGTTCACAAAGTCCCAAGAAACGCTCGACGCAAAAGCAAAGCAACTTCGCCGCCAGGGAAAAGGAAAACGCCCAAACAAAGCACAGCCATACAGCGAAACAGACGAAGAAAGTTTCTGGCGAGAAGGCAAACTAGGAAACCACAATGGCCTTGCGTTGACAAACGTAAACTTCAAAAATCTCTCCGAGACGATGGGCTTCAGAGGGAGACAAGACCATTACGACGCTTATGTCGAGGATTTCAGCATTTTCCAGATGGCAGATGGGAGCAAGGTGGTAGAATTCATAGAAAATCAGACGAAAACGAGACAAGGAGGGCTGAGAAATCCAACACGCCGCTCTCCTCAGCAGATGTGGTCGACGGACAGAGGCGAGCGAGATCCCGTTAAATTGTTCGAAGAGTGGCTGGATCACCTACCTGACGCGCTGAAGAAATCCGGTCCGTTGTACCTGACGATAATTCCCAGACCAATAAGTAATACTTGGTATTCGAAAACAAGAATGGGATAG